One part of the Streptomyces sp. AM 2-1-1 genome encodes these proteins:
- a CDS encoding MBL fold metallo-hydrolase translates to MTYSGAVRVGGPADVHELTDLMISKVAVGPMNNNAYLLRCRATGEQLLIDAAAEADTLLRLVGGDGIASVVTTHRHGDHWQALAEVVAATGAVTYAGRYDAEGIPVPTDVPVEDGDTIRVGRVTLTARHLVGHTPGSIALVYDDPHGAPHLFTGDCLFPGGLGNTRKDPEAFASLLHDVETKLFDQLPDETWVYPGHGHDTTLGDERGQLPQWRARGW, encoded by the coding sequence ATGACGTACAGCGGAGCGGTGCGGGTCGGCGGACCCGCGGACGTGCACGAGCTGACCGACCTGATGATCTCCAAGGTCGCGGTGGGCCCGATGAACAACAACGCCTACCTGCTGCGCTGCCGGGCCACCGGCGAGCAGCTCCTCATCGACGCCGCGGCGGAGGCGGACACCCTGCTGAGGCTCGTCGGCGGGGACGGCATCGCCTCGGTGGTCACCACGCACCGGCACGGTGACCACTGGCAGGCGCTGGCCGAGGTGGTGGCCGCCACCGGCGCCGTCACCTACGCCGGCCGGTACGACGCCGAGGGCATCCCGGTGCCGACCGACGTGCCGGTGGAGGACGGGGACACGATCCGGGTGGGCCGGGTCACCCTGACCGCCCGCCACCTGGTCGGCCACACCCCGGGCTCCATCGCGCTGGTCTACGACGACCCGCACGGCGCTCCGCACCTCTTCACCGGCGACTGCCTCTTCCCCGGCGGCCTCGGCAACACCCGCAAGGACCCGGAAGCCTTCGCGAGCCTCCTCCACGACGTGGAGACGAAGCTCTTCGACCAGCTCCCCGACGAGACCTGGGTCTACCCCGGCCACGGCCACGACACCACGCTCGGCGACGAGCGCGGGCAGCTCCCCCAGTGGCGCGCCCGGGGCTGGTGA
- a CDS encoding maleylpyruvate isomerase family mycothiol-dependent enzyme: MSDHVRDLASVRGATERLLTAASTWDNSTVPEPSLLPGWSRGHVLAHLSRNADALRNVLRGRPMYASGEIRDRDIEAGAPRSLAEHLADLRASGERFLAQGAAPADWSRTVELRGGVTDLASRVPFRRWAEVELHHVDLGAGYELEDLPEEFVLRETDFLADRFQDHPTLGPIRFAADDGRVRTTGGGRADAPPVEVRGPAPELLGWLSGRRDGSALTAEGGPLPVLPPL; encoded by the coding sequence ATGAGCGATCATGTGCGCGACCTGGCATCTGTACGCGGGGCTACGGAACGGCTGCTCACCGCGGCGAGCACGTGGGACAACTCCACTGTCCCCGAACCGTCCCTACTGCCCGGTTGGAGCCGGGGCCATGTGCTGGCCCACCTTTCACGTAACGCCGACGCGCTCCGAAATGTTCTCCGCGGACGCCCGATGTACGCGAGCGGCGAAATCCGGGACCGCGACATCGAGGCCGGGGCGCCCCGTTCCCTCGCCGAGCACCTCGCCGACCTGCGGGCGAGCGGCGAGCGGTTCCTGGCCCAGGGGGCGGCACCGGCCGACTGGTCACGCACCGTGGAGCTGCGGGGCGGGGTGACGGATCTCGCCTCCCGGGTACCGTTCCGGCGCTGGGCCGAGGTCGAGCTGCACCACGTGGACCTCGGCGCGGGGTACGAGCTGGAGGACCTGCCGGAGGAGTTCGTGCTCCGGGAGACCGACTTCCTGGCGGACCGGTTCCAGGACCACCCGACGCTGGGCCCGATCCGGTTCGCGGCCGACGACGGCCGCGTCCGGACGACCGGCGGCGGTCGCGCGGACGCTCCCCCGGTCGAAGTGCGCGGCCCGGCTCCGGAGCTGCTGGGCTGGCTCTCCGGCCGCCGCGACGGCTCCGCGCTCACCGCGGAGGGCGGCCCCCTCCCCGTACTGCCGCCGCTATAG
- a CDS encoding TerC family protein, translating to MDVSWTLWVLTILGLAALIAVDFLIGRKPHDVSTKEAGIWTVVWIVLAALFGLGLLVFGNSQASGEFFAGFITEKSLSVDNLFVFVLIMAKFSVPSHLQQRVLLVGVLIALVLRAIFIAAGAAVIANFSWIFYIFGAFLIYTAWKLIKEARADEDEEEFEENRLLKSIEHRFGVADRYHGTKLFIRNNGKRVMTPLMVVMLAIGTTDVLFALDSIPAIFGLTQDPYIVFTANAFALMGLRQLYFLIGGLLKKLVHLSYGLSVILGFIGVKLVLHALHESGVHVPEISIPFSLSVICGVLVITTITSLIAGRKQTAAAEAAAASRPEGPGAGTGSENGSEDGDTGTASRKGSSSVGG from the coding sequence GTGGACGTTTCATGGACCCTCTGGGTGCTGACCATTCTTGGTCTGGCAGCCCTCATCGCCGTCGACTTCCTCATCGGGCGCAAGCCCCATGACGTGTCGACCAAGGAAGCCGGAATCTGGACGGTCGTCTGGATCGTGCTGGCCGCACTCTTCGGGCTGGGCCTGCTGGTCTTCGGCAACAGCCAGGCCTCCGGCGAGTTCTTCGCCGGATTCATCACGGAGAAGTCGCTCAGCGTCGACAACCTCTTCGTCTTCGTCCTGATCATGGCGAAGTTCTCGGTGCCCTCGCACCTCCAGCAGCGGGTACTGCTGGTCGGTGTCCTGATCGCCCTGGTGCTCCGGGCGATCTTCATCGCGGCCGGTGCGGCCGTCATCGCCAACTTCTCCTGGATCTTCTACATCTTCGGCGCGTTCCTGATCTACACCGCGTGGAAGCTGATCAAGGAGGCGCGGGCCGACGAGGACGAGGAGGAGTTCGAGGAGAACCGCCTGCTCAAGTCGATCGAGCACCGCTTCGGCGTCGCCGACCGGTACCACGGCACCAAGCTCTTCATCCGGAACAACGGCAAGCGCGTCATGACCCCGCTGATGGTCGTCATGCTGGCGATCGGCACCACCGACGTGCTCTTCGCGCTCGACTCCATCCCCGCGATCTTCGGCCTGACCCAGGACCCGTACATCGTCTTCACGGCCAACGCGTTCGCACTGATGGGCCTGCGCCAGCTGTACTTCCTCATCGGCGGGCTGCTGAAGAAGCTGGTCCACCTCAGCTACGGACTCTCGGTGATCCTCGGGTTCATCGGCGTCAAGCTGGTGCTGCACGCGCTGCACGAATCCGGAGTGCACGTCCCGGAGATCTCGATCCCGTTCTCGCTCTCCGTCATCTGCGGCGTGCTGGTGATCACCACCATCACCAGTCTGATCGCGGGGCGGAAGCAGACCGCCGCGGCCGAGGCCGCCGCCGCGTCCCGGCCGGAAGGCCCCGGGGCCGGCACCGGCTCCGAGAACGGATCCGAGGACGGCGACACCGGCACCGCGTCCCGCAAGGGCAGCAGCAGCGTCGGCGGCTGA